Proteins found in one Kangiella sediminilitoris genomic segment:
- a CDS encoding thiazole synthase encodes MLEIGGKEVNSRLFLGTALYPSPQIMLDAIRASEADIVTVSVRREGQGGENFWKQINQLDCQWLPNTAGCHTVKEAVTTAEMAREIFQTDWVKLEVIGDEYNLQPDPFKLIEASKELIKRGFEVFPYCTDDLVLCQRLLDAGCQILMPWGAPIGTGRGLSDPYALQTLRQRLPNVPMVIDAGIGLPSHAAQAMEMGFDAVLLNTAVAQAEDPVRMAKAFKQAVEAGHDAYRAGAMPVRDIAKPSTPVLGTPFWQQDKGQ; translated from the coding sequence ATGTTAGAAATCGGTGGGAAAGAAGTTAACAGTCGATTGTTTCTAGGCACGGCTTTATATCCCTCGCCACAAATAATGCTGGACGCTATCCGTGCATCTGAAGCAGATATTGTGACTGTATCAGTGCGGCGGGAAGGACAGGGCGGTGAGAACTTCTGGAAACAGATTAATCAATTGGACTGCCAGTGGCTTCCTAATACTGCCGGTTGTCACACCGTAAAAGAGGCCGTAACCACAGCTGAGATGGCGCGTGAAATTTTTCAGACTGACTGGGTCAAGCTTGAAGTCATCGGTGACGAATATAATCTACAACCGGATCCATTTAAACTGATTGAAGCCAGTAAAGAACTGATTAAGCGCGGGTTCGAAGTATTCCCCTACTGCACCGACGATCTAGTATTGTGCCAGCGATTACTGGATGCTGGTTGTCAGATACTGATGCCTTGGGGGGCTCCAATAGGCACAGGTCGAGGATTGAGCGATCCTTACGCGTTGCAAACATTGCGCCAGCGCTTACCGAATGTTCCGATGGTGATTGATGCGGGGATTGGTTTACCTTCTCATGCAGCGCAGGCTATGGAAATGGGGTTTGATGCAGTGCTATTAAATACGGCAGTGGCCCAGGCGGAAGATCCAGTCAGAATGGCGAAGGCCTTCAAGCAGGCAGTAGAAGCTGGTCATGACGCCTATCGAGCAGGAGCCATGCCGGTCAGGGATATTGCTAAGCCGAGTACACCGGTGCTGGGAACTCCGTTCTGGCAACAAGACAAGGGGCAATAA
- the thiS gene encoding sulfur carrier protein ThiS, producing the protein MQIIVNDETLEIEQKMTVAQFIEWFEQSGNFAIAVNMEFVPRSLYEETVLNENDRVEIVQPMQGG; encoded by the coding sequence ATGCAAATTATAGTTAATGATGAAACGTTAGAGATTGAGCAAAAAATGACAGTGGCTCAGTTTATTGAATGGTTCGAGCAAAGCGGCAATTTTGCCATTGCTGTTAACATGGAGTTTGTGCCTCGTTCTCTATATGAGGAAACAGTGTTGAATGAGAATGACCGGGTAGAGATCGTTCAGCCGATGCAGGGTGGTTAA
- the thiO gene encoding glycine oxidase ThiO — protein sequence MKVAVVGAGIAGRFVAWRLVKSGYSVELFDKAEKDEESACSFAAAGILSPLAELEMAEADIFRYGLRSMSLYQEWLPELTQPVFFRQIGSLVTAHGSDKIELDHFYRLIQRKVDQDDLQQNPVEKVQVSSIEPDLEHLGEGLYLPSEGQIDPIGLMAALASELEQSEAVNWHHNTMVEEVMGGAVTVAGNTINFDWTFDCRGLGAKDDLPLRAVRGELLWLQAPDVSLEHLTRLIHPRYRIYVVPRPDNIYLIGATEIESEDYSSVSVRSSLELLSAAYSVHRGFGEARIIKSVVNCRPALPDNLPTIETDQGLTRINGLYRHGILMAPAVVEQALEDFAQNIPKVTHANYS from the coding sequence ATGAAGGTAGCGGTTGTTGGAGCCGGTATTGCAGGACGGTTTGTAGCCTGGCGATTAGTAAAGTCTGGCTACAGCGTTGAGTTATTCGATAAAGCAGAAAAGGACGAGGAATCCGCCTGCTCTTTTGCTGCCGCGGGTATCTTATCGCCGTTGGCAGAGCTGGAGATGGCCGAAGCGGATATATTCCGATATGGCCTGCGTTCGATGTCTCTTTATCAGGAATGGCTGCCAGAGCTTACACAACCGGTATTTTTTAGACAAATTGGTTCTCTGGTCACAGCGCATGGCAGTGACAAGATTGAGCTGGATCATTTTTATCGCCTGATTCAGCGAAAAGTTGATCAGGATGATTTGCAACAAAATCCAGTGGAAAAAGTGCAGGTATCAAGCATAGAACCGGACCTGGAGCACTTAGGTGAAGGATTATACTTGCCCAGCGAAGGCCAGATAGATCCCATTGGATTGATGGCTGCGCTGGCGTCTGAGTTAGAACAAAGTGAGGCTGTTAACTGGCATCACAACACAATGGTCGAAGAGGTTATGGGTGGAGCAGTTACTGTGGCCGGAAATACCATCAACTTTGACTGGACGTTTGACTGCCGTGGACTGGGAGCGAAGGATGATCTGCCATTACGAGCGGTGCGGGGTGAGCTGTTATGGTTACAGGCGCCCGATGTTTCCTTAGAACATCTGACTCGATTAATTCATCCGCGTTATCGAATTTATGTGGTACCCAGACCGGACAATATATATTTAATCGGAGCTACTGAAATAGAAAGTGAAGATTATAGCTCCGTATCGGTGCGCTCCAGTCTGGAACTATTGTCTGCGGCATACAGTGTTCATCGTGGTTTTGGTGAGGCGCGAATTATAAAGAGTGTGGTCAACTGTCGACCTGCCTTGCCCGACAATCTCCCGACGATTGAAACGGATCAGGGCCTGACCCGAATCAATGGCTTGTATCGACACGGTATTTTAATGGCGCCAGCGGTGGTCGAACAGGCTCTGGAAGACTTTGCGCAAAACATCCCAAAGGTAACTCATGCAAATTATAGTTAA
- a CDS encoding PH domain-containing protein, with protein sequence MPEITSLTEQRPSEAKRLHSDSIKASRIAHAIFCSILLLGAIVVSFIAENWLIGSIAAGAVVLIFLMGFIWAKKSYQYTWYWLTDEGLHIQHGVIWRNKTLVPRNRIQHTDVSQGPLQRRYKLSKFIVYTAGTRDASVPIDGLLIETANDLRQELRQEGDSDAV encoded by the coding sequence ATGCCAGAAATAACCTCACTTACCGAGCAACGTCCATCAGAAGCAAAAAGACTCCACTCGGATTCGATTAAAGCGTCGAGAATTGCACATGCAATATTTTGCAGTATCCTGCTGCTGGGTGCCATTGTGGTGTCGTTTATTGCCGAAAACTGGCTAATCGGTTCCATTGCAGCAGGAGCAGTTGTTCTTATCTTTTTAATGGGTTTTATCTGGGCAAAAAAGTCCTACCAATACACCTGGTATTGGCTAACGGATGAGGGACTGCATATTCAGCATGGCGTTATATGGAGAAATAAAACGTTAGTGCCGCGCAATCGGATTCAGCATACGGATGTTTCACAGGGACCTTTACAGCGTCGTTATAAATTGAGTAAATTTATTGTCTATACTGCAGGCACACGAGACGCCTCGGTTCCCATTGATGGATTACTAATTGAAACAGCCAACGACCTTCGTCAGGAACTGAGACAGGAAGGTGATAGCGATGCAGTCTAA
- the thiE gene encoding thiamine phosphate synthase, with the protein MSSANKPIVWSVAGSDCSGLAGQVADIRAIEALGAHPCTITTAVTAQNNQQVLAVNALTAEQVKSQFDAIKDAFPARVIKVGLLPTKDSIQVLNDFLESYDGSLILDPVMMSTSGNTLVTEETLSLYRNLFSRTTLITPNLPELELLTGMTVSDEQSIKDAAKHLQEQGISAVLVKGGHIEKLKSDGGNYLHDYFISEQQEFWLHSLKQETNNSRGTGCILSSAISAALAQSYSLEDSVVIGKMLLNQGLRHGYDLTTKIGRQRGPLKPLCWPDEARDLPLINYSMREPEEGSFLPCTEKKEIGLYPVVDRAKWLERLLPLGVSTIQLRIKDMSGEELEQEIIEAQRVAREYNARLFINDYWELAIKHGVYGVHLGQEDLVDADVEAIRQAGLRLGLSTHCYYEVARAHAIKPSYLACGPVYHTDSKDMPWIPHGIDNLKKWMQLLEGYPWVAIGGINLERFREVANTEVSGIAMISAITQAEDPEAVAKSMMEMMTA; encoded by the coding sequence ATGTCATCAGCAAATAAACCGATTGTCTGGTCGGTTGCTGGCTCTGACTGCTCCGGGCTGGCAGGTCAGGTAGCCGATATTCGTGCGATTGAGGCCTTAGGTGCTCACCCATGCACGATAACCACGGCCGTGACAGCGCAGAATAATCAACAGGTGCTAGCGGTAAACGCACTAACTGCTGAACAAGTTAAATCTCAGTTCGACGCTATAAAAGATGCCTTCCCCGCTCGCGTGATAAAGGTGGGCTTGCTTCCAACCAAAGATTCAATTCAGGTATTAAACGATTTCCTAGAGAGTTATGACGGATCATTAATTCTTGATCCTGTGATGATGAGTACGTCGGGGAATACTTTGGTTACTGAAGAGACACTATCGTTATACCGAAACCTATTCAGCCGAACGACTCTGATAACACCAAACCTGCCAGAACTGGAATTACTTACAGGAATGACGGTGAGTGATGAGCAGTCGATTAAAGATGCTGCAAAGCATCTTCAAGAGCAGGGTATTAGTGCTGTCCTGGTCAAAGGAGGCCATATTGAGAAGCTAAAATCAGACGGTGGGAACTACCTGCACGATTACTTCATCAGCGAACAACAGGAATTCTGGTTACACAGCCTGAAACAGGAAACAAACAATAGCCGTGGTACAGGTTGTATCCTATCCTCTGCAATAAGTGCCGCATTGGCTCAGTCCTATTCTCTGGAAGATTCGGTTGTTATCGGCAAGATGTTACTCAATCAGGGGCTACGTCATGGCTATGATTTAACGACAAAGATTGGGCGTCAAAGAGGACCTTTAAAACCCTTATGCTGGCCAGATGAAGCCAGGGATTTGCCGCTGATTAACTATTCCATGCGAGAACCTGAGGAAGGAAGCTTCCTCCCCTGTACTGAAAAAAAAGAAATAGGACTATATCCAGTGGTTGATAGAGCCAAATGGCTTGAAAGGTTATTACCGCTGGGCGTGTCGACTATCCAGCTAAGGATAAAAGACATGTCAGGAGAGGAGTTGGAGCAGGAAATTATAGAGGCTCAGCGAGTAGCCCGAGAATACAATGCCAGACTGTTCATTAATGATTACTGGGAGTTGGCGATAAAACATGGTGTATACGGGGTGCATCTCGGACAGGAAGACCTGGTAGATGCCGATGTCGAAGCCATACGTCAGGCCGGTTTGCGACTTGGTTTAAGTACCCACTGCTATTATGAAGTAGCGAGAGCCCATGCCATTAAGCCAAGCTATCTGGCATGCGGACCTGTGTATCATACGGACAGTAAAGACATGCCCTGGATTCCCCATGGCATAGACAACTTAAAGAAATGGATGCAGTTGCTTGAGGGTTATCCGTGGGTTGCCATTGGTGGGATTAATCTTGAGAGATTTAGAGAAGTAGCAAATACAGAAGTCTCGGGGATTGCCATGATCTCAGCCATAACTCAGGCCGAGGATCCAGAAGCCGTAGCCAAATCAATGATGGAGATGATGACAGCATGA
- a CDS encoding rhodanese-like domain-containing protein, with protein sequence MSRFVPQEGEQVQFIEASELAQWMSQEDSPVVIDVSGEEKGFQSMIKEGGGTVSIPITEFASHINDWDPDQPVVVVCQLGQKSFNAAHRLIESDFSCVYSLQGGFEAWKRNTDH encoded by the coding sequence ATGAGCCGATTTGTACCTCAAGAAGGCGAGCAGGTTCAGTTCATTGAAGCATCGGAACTGGCACAATGGATGAGCCAGGAAGATAGCCCGGTAGTGATTGATGTTAGTGGTGAGGAAAAAGGTTTTCAGAGCATGATAAAGGAGGGTGGTGGAACGGTATCAATACCCATTACAGAGTTTGCGAGCCATATTAACGACTGGGATCCCGATCAGCCGGTGGTCGTGGTTTGTCAGCTTGGACAGAAAAGCTTCAATGCGGCACATCGACTGATAGAGTCTGATTTTAGCTGCGTTTATAGTTTACAAGGTGGGTTTGAGGCATGGAAGCGCAATACTGATCATTAG